One stretch of Micromonospora cremea DNA includes these proteins:
- a CDS encoding serine hydrolase, protein MGDRFRPRHGPVATGHRRDPRPRGDRRSSPSDHSDGRHLVATSGVADRDTRRPVSPNGRFRIASTRKAFEATVVLQRASVIWIKDLTRTRAESRAGHRGA, encoded by the coding sequence ATCGGCGACCGGTTCCGGCCACGCCACGGCCCGGTTGCGACGGGACACCGACGCGATCCACGCCCTCGGGGTGACCGGCGTTCAAGCCCGAGTGACCACTCCGACGGCCGGCACCTCGTCGCCACCAGCGGGGTCGCCGATCGTGACACCAGGCGCCCGGTGTCACCCAACGGACGCTTCCGAATCGCCAGTACCCGCAAGGCGTTCGAAGCCACCGTCGTCCTGCAACGTGCCTCGGTGATCTGGATCAAAGACCTCACCCGAACCAGAGCCGAGAGCCGCGCAGGTCATCGAGGGGCGTAG
- a CDS encoding DUF1772 domain-containing protein: MLNALEVFTTVVVGVMVGVEFSVAFVINPIFNALPEDSGQLGRAHGGRMLGAVMPVWYIGSLVLVAVWAIAGWHHHGTGLVVTAGALLILSVIMSILLLVPINNRGKTWTPENRPADWKQQMNRWDRLHYVRVAVIIAAFALLVAALT; the protein is encoded by the coding sequence ATGCTCAACGCACTCGAGGTGTTCACCACCGTGGTCGTCGGCGTGATGGTGGGGGTGGAGTTCTCCGTCGCCTTCGTCATCAACCCGATCTTCAACGCCCTCCCGGAGGACAGTGGCCAACTCGGCCGCGCCCACGGGGGCCGGATGCTCGGCGCCGTGATGCCGGTCTGGTACATCGGCTCGCTCGTCCTCGTCGCGGTCTGGGCCATCGCCGGATGGCACCACCACGGCACCGGCCTCGTCGTCACCGCTGGCGCACTGCTGATCCTCAGCGTGATCATGTCGATCCTGCTGCTCGTCCCGATCAACAACCGGGGCAAGACGTGGACCCCCGAGAACCGGCCCGCCGACTGGAAGCAGCAGATGAACCGCTGGGACCGCTTGCACTACGTCCGCGTCGCCGTCATCATCGCCGCCTTCGCCCTGCTGGTCGCCGCCCTCACCTGA
- a CDS encoding TetR/AcrR family transcriptional regulator, translating into MSVQERKERERADRERLIVATARELAEQQGWDAVTTRRLAERIEYSQPVLYSHFRGKREIIGAVALQGAAEMAAAVRAATAAADGPRTRVTALARAYLDFAARNPAVYDAIFQLDGGLAFAHEDTPAPLKDAFAALLESLGEVAGDGVHPGLFTETFWAALHGLATLTRAGRLPPEHTEQRVELLVDRLALL; encoded by the coding sequence ATGTCGGTACAGGAACGCAAGGAGCGCGAACGGGCGGACCGCGAGCGCCTCATCGTGGCCACGGCCCGCGAACTCGCCGAGCAGCAGGGCTGGGACGCGGTCACCACCCGCCGGCTCGCCGAGCGCATCGAATACAGCCAGCCCGTCCTCTACAGCCACTTCCGCGGCAAGCGCGAGATCATCGGCGCCGTCGCCCTGCAGGGCGCCGCCGAGATGGCCGCGGCGGTGCGGGCCGCGACCGCCGCCGCGGACGGCCCTCGTACCCGGGTCACCGCCCTCGCCCGCGCCTACCTCGACTTCGCCGCACGCAACCCGGCGGTCTACGACGCCATCTTCCAGCTCGACGGCGGCCTGGCGTTCGCGCACGAGGACACCCCGGCACCTCTCAAGGACGCCTTCGCCGCGCTACTGGAGAGCCTCGGCGAGGTCGCCGGCGACGGCGTCCACCCGGGGCTGTTCACCGAGACCTTCTGGGCGGCCCTGCACGGGCTGGCCACCCTGACCCGGGCCGGACGGCTGCCGCCGGAGCACACCGAGCAGAGGGTGGAACTGCTGGTGGACCGGCTCGCCTTGCTCTGA
- a CDS encoding MarR family winged helix-turn-helix transcriptional regulator encodes MPAETVDLAQEMIGDVTDPKAHRDTHSTPSANGPARAPREAMTKQQLAVWRSLLDTTSALARALTAELALESGLSSGDYQVLLALVEAPGKRIRSSELADSIDWERSRLSHHLRRMEMRGLVRREGSGPHDSRATHVTLTTQGETRFQTASKIHTATVKRYFADALSAQQFASLAEILDALDRHLTSM; translated from the coding sequence GTGCCAGCGGAGACGGTCGACCTCGCGCAAGAGATGATCGGGGATGTGACCGATCCAAAGGCCCATAGGGATACTCATTCGACACCGAGCGCGAACGGACCAGCCCGAGCGCCGCGCGAGGCGATGACGAAACAACAGTTGGCGGTGTGGCGCTCCCTCCTCGATACGACGTCGGCGCTCGCTCGTGCCTTGACTGCCGAACTGGCGCTTGAGTCAGGACTCTCGTCGGGCGACTACCAGGTGCTGCTCGCCCTCGTGGAGGCCCCCGGGAAGAGGATCCGCTCGTCCGAGTTGGCCGACAGCATCGATTGGGAACGCAGTCGCTTGTCGCATCACCTTCGACGCATGGAGATGCGTGGCTTGGTTCGTCGCGAGGGCTCCGGTCCACATGACAGTCGGGCAACCCACGTGACGCTGACAACACAGGGCGAGACCCGTTTTCAAACAGCCAGCAAGATCCACACGGCGACTGTCAAGCGCTACTTCGCCGACGCACTGAGTGCGCAGCAGTTCGCGTCGTTGGCCGAGATTCTGGATGCCTTGGATCGACACCTGACCTCTATGTGA
- a CDS encoding zinc-binding dehydrogenase: MDDPVASAHDERGVPQMKAWQFIGVGSPLTLRDVDVPEAGPGQVLIDVKASGLCHSDIGYLEGTITHLPFAPITLGHEMSGVIAQVGAGVTGFKIGQRVAIPSTLETPGNASDGGFAEYVVARQEHILGIPDDVDFVHAALAMDAGMTSYHAVRYGGTKQGTRIGIIGLGGLGFLGAQFALALGAEVYGVEINEDVWPRALDVGVADVARSIGEFADKNLEVIIDFAGFGTTTAEAFEAIGHGGTVVQVGLGRSTATISTWALLSKELRYLGSAGGTFDDVRAVLDLFSRNKVKPLLSTVSFEQIGEAIGRLERGRVDGRIVAVQH, encoded by the coding sequence GTGGACGATCCCGTCGCCTCGGCCCATGATGAGAGAGGTGTGCCGCAAATGAAAGCGTGGCAGTTCATAGGTGTGGGGAGCCCTCTGACCTTGCGTGATGTCGATGTGCCCGAAGCGGGGCCGGGCCAGGTCCTTATCGATGTCAAGGCTTCAGGGCTCTGCCACAGCGACATCGGATATCTCGAGGGGACGATCACGCATCTTCCGTTCGCTCCCATCACGCTAGGGCACGAGATGTCGGGGGTCATCGCCCAAGTCGGCGCCGGCGTTACCGGATTCAAGATCGGACAGCGGGTCGCGATCCCGTCCACTCTCGAGACCCCGGGTAATGCCAGCGATGGCGGCTTCGCCGAGTATGTGGTCGCCCGCCAGGAACACATCCTTGGGATACCGGACGACGTCGACTTTGTCCACGCGGCACTCGCAATGGACGCCGGGATGACGTCGTACCACGCGGTCCGGTACGGCGGGACGAAGCAGGGCACGCGGATCGGTATTATCGGGCTGGGCGGTCTGGGGTTTCTCGGAGCACAGTTCGCGCTGGCCCTCGGTGCCGAGGTGTACGGGGTCGAGATCAACGAAGACGTCTGGCCCCGTGCTCTCGACGTCGGCGTAGCCGACGTCGCGAGGAGCATCGGCGAATTCGCCGACAAGAACCTCGAAGTCATCATTGACTTCGCCGGTTTCGGGACGACGACGGCGGAAGCATTCGAGGCAATCGGCCACGGGGGCACCGTCGTTCAGGTCGGACTCGGTCGCAGTACCGCCACCATATCTACCTGGGCGCTGTTGTCGAAGGAGTTGCGCTACCTCGGGTCGGCTGGCGGCACCTTCGACGACGTCCGGGCCGTACTCGATTTGTTTAGCCGCAACAAGGTGAAACCTCTGCTCAGTACTGTCTCTTTCGAGCAGATCGGCGAAGCGATCGGGCGGCTGGAACGCGGACGGGTCGACGGCCGCATCGTCGCCGTCCAGCACTGA
- a CDS encoding TRM11 family SAM-dependent methyltransferase, giving the protein MAETLPVTSVWLTCQIPARDQRRGRYVRETSRHPAKMLPHLAAHAISSYSAPGDVVFDPMCGCGTTLVEAMHLGRQGIGIDIEPRYTALAEANVALAASQGAAGTATVFTGDATGLLDLVPASAVGRVSLVLTSPPYGRGTHGLVQTTSTGVRKRNHLYGDRERGNLAYAGWSRLLDGFAAILAASYQLLRPGGTVVITSRPVRRQRDDLIDLPGELLAVAQSAGLVPVERTAAMLAAVRDGQIVHRANMFGLLAVRRARDEGIPVHLVAHEDVLVLRRR; this is encoded by the coding sequence ATGGCTGAGACGCTGCCGGTCACCTCGGTGTGGCTGACCTGCCAGATACCCGCCCGTGACCAGCGGCGAGGCCGTTACGTCCGAGAAACCTCCCGCCATCCGGCGAAGATGCTGCCCCACCTGGCCGCCCACGCGATCAGCTCGTACAGCGCGCCGGGCGATGTGGTGTTCGACCCGATGTGCGGGTGCGGCACCACGTTGGTGGAGGCCATGCACCTCGGGCGGCAGGGCATCGGGATCGACATCGAGCCCCGCTACACCGCACTTGCCGAGGCCAACGTCGCCCTCGCCGCGTCGCAGGGCGCCGCCGGAACGGCGACGGTGTTCACCGGGGACGCCACAGGTCTGCTCGACCTCGTGCCCGCGTCCGCGGTCGGCCGGGTGAGCCTTGTGCTCACGTCGCCACCTTATGGGCGCGGAACGCATGGCCTCGTGCAGACCACGAGTACCGGGGTACGCAAGCGGAACCACCTGTATGGGGACCGCGAGCGTGGCAATCTAGCCTATGCGGGATGGTCCCGCCTGCTCGACGGATTCGCCGCGATCCTGGCCGCCAGCTACCAGCTGCTGCGTCCCGGCGGCACCGTGGTGATCACCTCCCGACCGGTACGCCGCCAACGCGATGACCTGATCGACCTGCCCGGCGAGCTGCTCGCCGTCGCGCAGTCAGCCGGGCTTGTCCCGGTGGAGCGGACGGCTGCGATGCTCGCCGCCGTCCGCGACGGGCAGATCGTGCACCGAGCCAACATGTTCGGACTCCTAGCCGTGCGCCGCGCCCGCGACGAAGGCATCCCCGTGCACCTGGTGGCGCACGAGGACGTGCTGGTCCTTCGCCGCCGCTGA
- a CDS encoding AMP-binding protein, translating to MFESACDKDPSAIALECGDEQLTYRELDERANRLAHHLRSFGVVGGARVAILLQRSVDTYVALLGVGKAGAAFVPINPESPATTCSTDRHAPEPGLRSTTRYAIWCASTRAETRCPPPRSSTPSRYARATP from the coding sequence GTGTTCGAGTCCGCCTGCGACAAAGATCCATCTGCCATAGCACTCGAGTGCGGCGACGAGCAGCTGACCTACCGGGAACTGGACGAGCGCGCGAACCGGCTGGCCCACCACCTGCGTTCCTTCGGCGTCGTGGGTGGCGCGCGGGTGGCCATCCTGCTGCAGCGTTCGGTCGACACGTACGTGGCGTTACTCGGCGTGGGGAAGGCCGGGGCCGCCTTCGTGCCGATCAACCCCGAGTCCCCCGCTACGACCTGTTCCACCGATAGGCACGCGCCGGAGCCTGGGCTGCGATCCACGACGCGCTACGCGATCTGGTGCGCGTCTACGAGGGCCGAGACCCGCTGCCCACCGCCGCGGTCATCGACTCCTAGTCGGTACGCGCGGGCGACACCGTGA
- a CDS encoding family 16 glycoside hydrolase: MAAGAALSTLLAAVTITPAGAAPVTVDVPPQEPGVTLRSYDMGTPLSTLCTLKPAQTPNVDKLMPMINWNTTDEFGLSDRFISHVIANLAAPVDGDYTFRLTSDDGSRLTIGDQRVVDHDGLHGETFKEGSTTLSAGLHPLRLEFFDNGGGQVLRLEWRRPGAADFELVPNSALSTDAGVVRVTAPGWKYCEGATDSAGDGLPLDRVHPGYTLTDLRPEGLQPQVTGMAFLPEGDLMISTWGGTDTATGEVYVVEGVTGQTGPGQVTYRKFADGLREPQGVAVVDGTVYVSQKHELTALRDTDGDGLADDRRTVATWPWGGNFHEFAFGLLHRDGYFYLNLSVAINQGGATTVPQPAPNRGTSIKVNAKTGEITYVAGGLRTPNGIGWGPRGEVFVTDNQGGWLPASKLVQIQQGAFYNHYTTPVGPFDDKPVTRPIVWIPQNEIGNSPSTPVLLKQGPYAGQLVVGDVTYGGLQRVFLEKIEGQYQGAVFRHTQGLEAGVNEVTLGPDGALYTGGLGAGGNWGQEGKLTYGLQKLTPNGTSVFEVKQMRASHVGFELEYTKPLSAETAQELPDAYQVTQWRYGATSQYGGPKLELETLKVAKAELSADGRTVKLQIPGLKENRVVHVRSPRPFSSAGGEELWNTEAWYTLNEIPGRVVQPQTFFEAEEGRTAGVGMATDHAAYSGAGFAAGFAGDGASTRMSVDVREAGTYDLAMRYSNGPNPYSGEKQLSLFVNGERVEQMVFPSTVTWEEWGTVSTKVRLNKGRNLVEYRKEAADSGHVNLDVLAVRPHGKRITLFDGGELTEWQHSDGREPEWAIADGAMTVRNGDLRTVQAFGDFRLHVEFNLPLYPPDVTGQARANSGVYLQDRYEIQVLDSFGIDPPQTNDAAAIYTQKAPDVNAALPPQAWQTYDIVYRQARYDASGNKVDNPRVTVVWNGVRVHDDVEILGPTGGSRPEGPATGAIRLQDHGNPVQYRNIWIEPLDR, encoded by the coding sequence GTGGCCGCAGGTGCCGCTCTATCGACCCTGCTCGCCGCGGTCACCATCACCCCAGCCGGGGCCGCACCCGTCACCGTCGATGTCCCGCCGCAGGAACCCGGCGTCACCCTGCGTTCGTACGACATGGGAACTCCGCTGTCGACGTTGTGCACCCTCAAGCCGGCGCAGACACCGAACGTCGACAAGCTCATGCCGATGATCAACTGGAACACCACAGACGAGTTCGGACTCTCGGACCGGTTCATCAGCCACGTCATCGCCAATCTCGCCGCGCCCGTCGATGGCGACTACACATTCCGGCTGACGAGCGACGACGGGTCACGGCTGACGATCGGCGATCAGCGTGTCGTCGACCACGACGGTCTGCACGGCGAAACCTTCAAGGAAGGGTCGACCACCCTCAGCGCCGGCCTGCACCCACTTCGCCTCGAGTTCTTCGACAATGGCGGCGGCCAGGTGTTGCGGCTCGAATGGCGCCGCCCGGGTGCAGCCGACTTCGAGCTCGTACCGAACTCCGCGTTGAGCACCGACGCCGGTGTCGTACGCGTCACCGCCCCGGGATGGAAGTACTGCGAGGGGGCGACCGACTCGGCCGGCGACGGCCTGCCGCTCGACCGGGTGCACCCGGGCTACACCCTCACCGACCTGCGCCCCGAAGGGCTCCAGCCGCAGGTCACCGGCATGGCGTTCCTGCCTGAGGGCGACCTGATGATCTCCACCTGGGGCGGCACCGACACCGCGACCGGCGAGGTCTACGTGGTCGAGGGCGTCACCGGCCAGACCGGCCCCGGGCAGGTGACATACCGCAAGTTCGCAGACGGGCTGCGCGAACCCCAGGGCGTTGCGGTGGTCGACGGCACCGTCTACGTCAGCCAGAAGCACGAGCTGACGGCCCTGCGCGACACCGACGGCGACGGCCTCGCCGACGACCGCCGCACCGTTGCCACCTGGCCATGGGGCGGCAACTTCCATGAGTTCGCGTTCGGCCTGCTCCACCGGGACGGGTACTTCTACCTCAACCTGTCAGTCGCCATCAACCAGGGCGGCGCCACCACCGTGCCCCAGCCCGCTCCGAATCGCGGAACCTCGATCAAGGTGAACGCCAAGACCGGCGAAATCACGTATGTCGCCGGAGGGCTGCGCACCCCCAACGGGATCGGGTGGGGCCCCCGCGGCGAGGTCTTCGTCACCGACAACCAGGGCGGCTGGCTGCCAGCATCCAAGCTGGTCCAGATCCAGCAGGGGGCGTTCTACAACCACTACACGACGCCTGTGGGTCCGTTCGACGACAAGCCGGTGACGCGTCCCATCGTCTGGATCCCGCAGAACGAAATCGGCAACTCACCGTCCACTCCCGTGCTGTTGAAGCAGGGGCCGTACGCGGGACAACTGGTCGTCGGCGACGTGACCTACGGCGGCCTGCAGCGCGTCTTCCTTGAAAAGATCGAGGGGCAGTACCAGGGCGCGGTGTTCCGGCACACGCAGGGCCTGGAGGCCGGCGTCAACGAGGTCACCCTCGGCCCCGACGGCGCGCTCTACACCGGTGGCCTGGGCGCTGGCGGCAACTGGGGCCAGGAGGGCAAGCTCACCTACGGCCTGCAGAAGCTCACACCCAACGGCACCTCGGTCTTCGAGGTCAAGCAGATGCGCGCGTCGCACGTCGGGTTCGAGCTGGAATACACCAAGCCGCTGTCGGCCGAGACCGCGCAGGAACTCCCCGACGCGTACCAGGTGACGCAGTGGCGCTACGGCGCGACGAGCCAGTACGGCGGTCCCAAGCTCGAGCTGGAGACGCTCAAGGTGGCCAAGGCCGAGCTGTCGGCCGACGGCCGCACCGTCAAGCTCCAGATCCCGGGCCTGAAGGAGAACCGCGTGGTGCACGTGCGCTCCCCGCGTCCGTTCTCATCCGCCGGCGGCGAGGAGCTGTGGAACACTGAGGCCTGGTACACGCTCAACGAGATCCCGGGCCGGGTGGTGCAGCCGCAAACCTTCTTCGAGGCCGAGGAGGGCCGTACGGCCGGCGTCGGCATGGCGACCGACCACGCCGCCTACTCCGGCGCCGGCTTCGCCGCCGGGTTCGCCGGCGACGGCGCGTCGACCCGCATGTCCGTCGATGTCCGCGAGGCCGGGACGTACGACCTGGCGATGCGCTACAGCAACGGCCCGAATCCCTACTCCGGCGAGAAGCAGCTGAGCCTGTTCGTCAACGGCGAACGGGTCGAGCAGATGGTCTTCCCCTCCACCGTGACCTGGGAGGAGTGGGGCACCGTCAGCACCAAGGTGCGCCTGAACAAGGGTCGCAACCTGGTCGAGTACCGCAAGGAGGCTGCGGACTCCGGGCACGTGAACCTGGACGTGCTCGCCGTTCGGCCGCACGGCAAGCGCATCACGCTGTTCGACGGTGGCGAGCTCACCGAGTGGCAGCACAGCGACGGGCGCGAACCGGAGTGGGCGATCGCCGACGGCGCCATGACTGTGCGCAACGGGGACCTGCGTACGGTGCAGGCCTTCGGCGACTTCCGGCTGCACGTGGAGTTCAACCTGCCGCTGTACCCGCCGGACGTGACCGGCCAGGCGCGCGCCAACAGTGGGGTGTACCTGCAGGACCGCTACGAGATCCAGGTGCTGGACTCCTTCGGCATCGACCCGCCGCAGACCAACGACGCCGCGGCCATCTACACGCAGAAGGCCCCCGACGTGAACGCGGCGCTGCCGCCGCAGGCCTGGCAGACGTACGACATCGTGTACCGGCAGGCCCGCTACGACGCATCCGGAAACAAGGTCGACAACCCCCGCGTCACCGTGGTGTGGAACGGCGTCAGGGTGCACGACGACGTCGAGATCCTCGGCCCGACTGGCGGCAGCCGGCCCGAGGGCCCGGCGACGGGTGCCATCCGACTGCAGGACCACGGCAATCCGGTCCAGTACCGCAACATCTGGATCGAGCCGCTGGACCGGTAG
- a CDS encoding CocE/NonD family hydrolase, giving the protein MHLPIHRQRRSRPRNWLPGAVALALVASIGFAAPAAGAQEQPTGQRPVFENGRAQPVYAGEEIITQNVWVEVEGMDTDRDGANDRIRVQIRRPASTDKGIQLPIIMQASPYWGDGGEFLNNEVHVPLYAPERPGYAPPPDPGPFPYFPPPDKPYDGTEPPHQTINGGTYQNEFLSRGFIFAHAQMLGTGSSTGCTTGGGPEEHNSLKAVIDWFNGRADAYDIDGNPVEANWTTGLVGMIGTSYDGTLPIGVATTGVKELRAIVPIAAISSYYDYRRMNGTPISTNTNVGGDQNSNHNSNISRKYPEVCDYTKEEVRRGQDRLTGEYNQWWHERNYLPNIGNIAGGVLVQHGLNDQNVKLRNAAQLVDALEENGIPHQVWLHQGGHGDRALSNNRAAWLDLLNRWWTYWLHGVNNDVLDEPAAVIEREDGTWTPYDSWPTPGSASTPLFLGASGDNTTGRLTLTRNAADRPVTETFTDDMTIDATSFARAEQSPNRLAYRTPALTEPVHLSGTVHVSTRMSINARAGIVSAMLVEYPKSGNPKIIARGWSDPLKRFGLDRSYGIMPGAPFTHNFDLQPHDYVFNEGSQIGLVVYSSDRVFTLRPPPGTQLSLYTHHSQTTVDLPIVGGKSALASALGGE; this is encoded by the coding sequence ATGCATCTGCCCATCCATCGACAGCGACGATCACGACCACGAAACTGGCTGCCCGGCGCCGTAGCGCTGGCGCTCGTTGCCTCGATTGGGTTCGCCGCCCCGGCGGCCGGCGCCCAGGAGCAGCCGACCGGGCAGCGCCCTGTGTTCGAGAACGGCCGAGCCCAGCCGGTGTACGCCGGTGAAGAGATCATCACCCAGAATGTCTGGGTCGAGGTCGAGGGCATGGACACCGACCGGGACGGTGCCAATGACCGCATCCGGGTGCAGATCCGGCGACCGGCGTCGACCGACAAGGGCATCCAGCTGCCGATCATCATGCAGGCGAGCCCTTACTGGGGCGACGGAGGGGAGTTCCTGAACAACGAGGTCCACGTCCCGCTCTACGCCCCGGAGCGGCCGGGCTACGCGCCGCCGCCGGATCCCGGCCCGTTCCCGTACTTCCCGCCGCCGGACAAGCCGTACGACGGCACCGAGCCACCGCACCAGACAATCAACGGCGGCACGTACCAGAACGAGTTCCTCTCACGCGGCTTCATCTTCGCCCACGCACAGATGCTCGGTACGGGCAGCTCGACGGGGTGCACTACTGGGGGTGGTCCCGAGGAGCACAATTCGCTCAAGGCGGTCATCGATTGGTTCAATGGCCGGGCCGACGCCTATGACATCGACGGCAACCCGGTCGAGGCGAACTGGACCACCGGTCTGGTCGGGATGATCGGCACGTCCTATGACGGCACGCTACCGATCGGGGTGGCCACGACCGGTGTGAAGGAACTGCGGGCAATCGTGCCCATCGCGGCGATCTCCAGCTACTACGACTACCGCCGGATGAACGGCACGCCGATCTCGACCAACACCAACGTTGGGGGCGACCAGAACTCCAACCACAACTCCAACATCTCGCGGAAGTACCCGGAGGTGTGTGACTACACCAAGGAAGAGGTCCGGCGGGGTCAGGACCGGCTCACCGGTGAATACAACCAATGGTGGCACGAGCGCAACTACCTGCCGAACATCGGCAACATCGCGGGCGGCGTCCTGGTGCAGCACGGCCTGAACGACCAAAACGTGAAGCTTCGCAACGCCGCCCAGCTCGTTGACGCCCTCGAAGAGAACGGCATCCCTCACCAGGTGTGGCTGCACCAGGGCGGGCACGGCGACCGGGCGCTCTCGAACAACCGGGCAGCCTGGCTGGACCTGCTCAACCGCTGGTGGACCTACTGGCTGCACGGGGTGAACAACGATGTGCTGGACGAGCCCGCAGCAGTCATCGAGCGCGAAGACGGCACCTGGACGCCGTACGACAGCTGGCCGACGCCCGGCTCTGCCTCCACACCGCTCTTCCTAGGAGCCAGTGGCGACAACACCACCGGCAGGCTCACGCTGACACGCAACGCCGCAGACAGACCGGTCACCGAGACCTTCACCGACGACATGACGATCGACGCGACGTCCTTCGCCCGCGCCGAGCAGTCGCCGAACCGCCTCGCCTACCGCACCCCGGCGCTCACCGAGCCCGTCCATCTCAGCGGGACGGTGCATGTCTCGACGCGGATGTCGATCAACGCCCGGGCCGGGATCGTCAGCGCGATGCTGGTCGAGTACCCGAAGTCGGGCAACCCGAAGATCATCGCGCGGGGCTGGTCGGACCCGCTGAAGCGGTTCGGCTTGGATCGCAGCTACGGCATCATGCCGGGAGCCCCGTTCACTCACAACTTCGACCTGCAGCCGCACGACTACGTGTTCAACGAAGGTAGCCAGATCGGGCTCGTCGTGTACTCCAGCGACCGGGTCTTCACCCTCCGGCCGCCGCCAGGCACGCAGCTGAGCCTGTACACACACCACAGCCAAACCACAGTCGACCTCCCGATCGTCGGGGGCAAATCCGCACTCGCGTCCGCCCTCGGCGGCGAGTAA
- a CDS encoding DUF5946 family protein — translation MRCHNPSGTIHGGRSPRRRNSHRHRRRDDQDRPLFYAARPMPQRRAPAAFETTIVDVAVDGSFPARGYELRVRAWAERTFAAWADDDGR, via the coding sequence ATGCGCTGCCACAACCCGTCCGGCACGATCCACGGCGGCCGCTCACCACGCCGACGTAACTCTCATCGCCATCGACGCCGCGACGATCAGGACCGACCACTGTTCTACGCGGCTCGACCCATGCCACAGCGTCGGGCACCCGCGGCGTTTGAGACAACCATCGTCGACGTGGCCGTTGACGGCAGCTTTCCAGCCCGGGGTTACGAACTCAGGGTCCGTGCCTGGGCCGAACGCACCTTCGCTGCGTGGGCCGACGACGATGGGCGATGA
- a CDS encoding NADP-dependent oxidoreductase, whose translation MNAVVLDRFGGVDELSSRRIPLPEVGDDDVLIRVEFAGVGSWDAAEREGDYDGAFGVQSTFPYVLGWDAAGTVAALGRNVTRFDVGERVYAATMPVPRGGFYADYGVVEAEFVARVPDRLPAEQAGAMAWDALTALSGLDLLGLRPDETLMVFGASGGIGHMAVQLARHSGIRALAVASGDDGVALARRLGADDAIDGRKDDVLAAAFEFAPGGLDAALVTMGGEAAERSLRAIKNSGRIAWPNGVLPVPVTSPGATVSYYDGDRSRTATDRLNAIIEASSLEVHVARTFPLERVKDAHRPSMITMSASWPSRSDRTQQAARGSGVSGSSHRPRLMSGPSRRWPRGWAVSLAGSAAQVTSCLPGDR comes from the coding sequence ATGAACGCGGTCGTCCTTGACCGGTTCGGCGGAGTCGACGAACTCTCGTCGCGCCGGATACCGCTCCCCGAGGTCGGCGACGACGACGTCCTCATCCGGGTGGAGTTCGCAGGGGTCGGGTCCTGGGACGCGGCCGAGCGGGAGGGGGACTACGACGGCGCTTTCGGCGTCCAGTCGACCTTTCCCTATGTCCTCGGCTGGGACGCGGCGGGCACGGTGGCCGCGCTCGGACGCAACGTCACCCGGTTCGACGTGGGTGAGCGTGTCTACGCTGCGACGATGCCGGTACCGCGTGGCGGCTTCTACGCCGATTACGGCGTCGTTGAGGCGGAGTTCGTGGCGCGCGTGCCCGACCGGCTGCCGGCCGAGCAGGCCGGCGCGATGGCTTGGGATGCCCTGACTGCACTGAGCGGCCTCGATCTGCTTGGCCTGCGGCCGGACGAGACGCTTATGGTCTTCGGGGCCAGCGGGGGTATCGGGCACATGGCCGTGCAGCTGGCGCGGCACAGCGGCATCCGAGCGCTGGCCGTGGCTTCTGGTGACGACGGTGTCGCCCTGGCCCGGCGGTTGGGCGCCGACGACGCCATCGACGGTCGCAAAGACGATGTGTTGGCTGCGGCATTCGAGTTCGCACCAGGCGGGCTCGATGCGGCTCTGGTCACGATGGGAGGCGAGGCTGCCGAACGGTCTCTTCGCGCGATCAAGAACTCGGGACGGATCGCCTGGCCGAACGGTGTCCTGCCCGTGCCTGTAACGTCGCCGGGCGCGACGGTGTCCTACTACGACGGGGATCGAAGCCGCACCGCCACCGATCGGCTGAACGCGATCATCGAGGCCAGCTCCCTCGAGGTCCACGTCGCACGGACCTTCCCGTTGGAGCGAGTCAAGGATGCGCATCGCCCCTCAATGATCACTATGTCGGCAAGCTGGCCCTCAAGGTCGGATAGGACGCAACAAGCGGCCCGAGGCTCCGGTGTCAGCGGCTCAAGCCACCGTCCCCGCCTTATGTCTGGCCCGTCGCGGCGGTGGCCCAGAGGGTGGGCGGTCTCGCTGGCCGGTTCCGCTGCACAGGTCACCAGCTGCCTACCAGGTGATCGGTAG